The genomic interval TCGAAATCAGACAACTATTATCTACTGGAGGTAAAACCACAAACAGGAAGGCATCATCAAATTAGAGTGCAGTTAGCAAGTATGGGATGTACAATTAAAGGAGATTTAAAATATGGTTTTGCAAGGTCTAATCCGGATGGTTCTATACATTTACATGCCCGGGCATTAACGTTTGTTCATCCAATTAAGCAGGAAAGTATTCAGATAGAGGCGGCAGTTCCAAACGAAAAGGTTTGGAAGACATTAGAAGAGAATTGTGCTTAAAAGCTTAAAGTCAAAAAGTTAATAATTATCAACTCGTGTATAGGTTTAAATAAAACCTTGTATTTTTATCGCAATTATTTGTTATGCCTGTTAAAGAAAAAGAATTAGAGAAGGTTTATTTTGGTATTGGAGAAGTAGCCGAAATGTTAAAGGTTAATCCATCCTTAATTCGTTTTTGGGAAAAGCAATTTCCTGGAATCACACCTACCAAGAATAAGAAAGGTGATCGGTTGTTTACCAAAAAGGAGATTGAGAAGCTGAAGGAAATACACAAATTAGTAAAGGATAAGGGGTTTAAATTAGCAGGAGCCAAAAAGCAATTGAGGACCAAGGAGAATTTGGCGGAGGAGCTGGTTGCGGATAAGGAAGTGCTTTCTTCATCAGTACCAGAGGCTATTGCGTTTTTGACCGAAGCCAGGCGAAAATTATTGGAGTTGAAAGAAAGTTTGTAGTGGAGAAGTAAGGCCGGAATAGATGGATGCAATTCGGCAATTTAAAATGTATGGGGAATCGGAAAAGCGATATTCGGCCCATACTATGATAGCCTATTTAAATGATATAGAGCAATTTTTTACCTATTTGAATAATCCGGAAGCTGAAGGGATTGGTCGAATTGAGTTAGACGATATTCGAGATTGGGCGCTTTCGTTAATGGATGATGGTTTAGATGCAAGAAGTGTGAATAGAAAGGTAAGTTCGTTGAGGACCTTTTTTGCTTATTTTCAAAAGATTGGGATTTTGAGGGCGAATCCTTGTAAAGGTTTTAGGAGTTTGAAGACGGACAAAAAATTACCTGAATTTGTAAGTGAGACTTCTGTTGAACAATTGTTTCATGGAATTCGATTTCCGGATGGATGGGAGGGAGAACGAGATAAAATGATTTTAGACATGCT from Bacteroidia bacterium carries:
- a CDS encoding MerR family transcriptional regulator, whose amino-acid sequence is MPVKEKELEKVYFGIGEVAEMLKVNPSLIRFWEKQFPGITPTKNKKGDRLFTKKEIEKLKEIHKLVKDKGFKLAGAKKQLRTKENLAEELVADKEVLSSSVPEAIAFLTEARRKLLELKESL